CATTAAACCCAGCCCACCCACACCAGATAAACGCCGTCCCCAGAAACACCAGCGTGACGTTATGCGGTCTGCGTCGGGGCTCTGTTTCAGAACTGTGCTTACGCTTTCCGAGTACGAATGCGTAGGCTAGTGCGGTACACCCAGAGGCAATATGCACCGGTCCACCACCCGCATAGTCGAGCGAGGGTAGATTATACAACCACCCCTTACTACTCCATGTCCAGCGGGCAAGTGGACAATATACGATGGTAGCCCAGCAGAAGCTGAAGAGCAGGGAGGGGAGGATGTTTCCTCGTTCGAAGGCGCCACCGATGACAATGATCACCTGTTCTCGTCAGTAGTCTCCTTTGGCTGACAAGAAAGAGGAGGACTCACTGTACAAGCACAGAAAAGCAACTGAAAATAACAAAACACAACCTCCGGTAACACCGCAGACCCGGGCGACGGCGCAACCATCACATCTATCAACCCAAAGTTCTTCAACGTCCCGATATAAGGCCCCCCATCTCTAGAATATGCCAGCGAGTAGCCCCAGAACATCCATTGCACGGTTATCCTACCCCCTGCTGTCAGCACCGCCTTCCACCGTTTCACAAATTCTCAACCCAAAGAACAAAAAAGGAAGGACTTACACAGCAATAACTAAAAGACATTGAAACAGCAACGCCAGCGCAGACTTCCGTCGTGCAAGACCGCTATACAGCAATCCTATCCCGGGCATGATAAGCCAGACGATGAACGCGCAGCTGATGATGTAGACATAGTTGTATTCGGCTCCCGAGTATTGCAGGTTCACGTCAACCTGGGTGGGGTCGCCGCCTTTGGGGGTTGAGGCGTTGTAGACTGGCTGGTTTTGTTAGAATGTGTATATCTTGGGTACGGTATGGAGGGCGGAGTACCTCGGACATGGTGAGCATATACAATTGATGATGAGCAATTGGATTTCGAAGAAATGAAGCAAAGCAGCTTTTATGCTTTATCTGACACTCAGCTCCAACCAGCCCTATCGCAACCCAACAACCCGCAATACAAATACAGCACATTTATCTAAACTCCCGAACCGCATTCTCAGCAAAAGTCCTCCTCCGGGGCCCCTTATCAAAAAAAGCCAAGAATGCGATCCCGTCCGGCGCTCTTTTATACACAAGCACATCGAACAAAAGTCATTGATAAGATAGCGAGCTGAAGTCGATCCGTCTGCGGGAAGATCTGGGCGCCGGATTTGTTATCCCTCTGGGGTTTAGTTTTAGGTTTTCTTGTTGGTTGGAGATAACGATGCATATTCCTACTGTAGGGTCTATATCAGCGCATTCCGGGGGTGATACAGATAACTACGGGGCTGAGAAAGAAAACCAGATATTCCGCTAACGCCGTATTATTCACAAGTCGACTATGATAAGGGGGTATTCTATGCATACAAAAACAAGTCTCCAGGACCTATATATACAAATAAAATCTGCCAATGCATTACAGTTTCGCTCCGGTTGTGATGTCTTTTCGACGCATCTGGCGCGTCGACACATCACTGTCCTCGGCTGGGTTTGGGCCAGTCGCTTTTTCGTATAGTTGTCGCCCAACGACTTCCGACATGGCCATTACCCGTGATGACACTGTGGCTCCATCTCGACGGTTTTTACTGGTTCTCGTTAGTATGACTATAATCTAAAACCAAGGTAAAGAAACTTACCCCTCGCGACGGGATTTCGCAATCATCTCCGTGAAGTCCCAGAGCCGCCCGCGACCAAGCAGTCTGCCCGTATCCGGATCCCGCTCCGGAGTCCATTCAGGTGCCAGCTTCGTCATGGGCGCTTTACGGGATTCCTTGCTCTTGGCGACAAGGATGATGCCTTCTTCCGCGAACCGCTGGTACGCGTTCTTGAGCGCTTCTTTGTTAACCGCCTCGAAGTACGAGAGGTCACCTTGGTGGTATAGTGTTTTACCGAGCTAGCTGAGTTAGTGGATGAATTTTTTGTAGGATAGGCGAAGACTTACAACTTGCGCACTATCTTGCGCCTTCTTCAAATCAATCCAGAGATCCTTCT
This region of Aspergillus chevalieri M1 DNA, chromosome 4, nearly complete sequence genomic DNA includes:
- a CDS encoding ammonium transporter (COG:P;~EggNog:ENOG410PGM6;~InterPro:IPR024041,IPR001905,IPR029020,IPR018047;~PFAM:PF00909;~TransMembrane:11 (o32-56i63-83o117-141i153-172o184-205i225-242o254-275i282-301o307-326i347-367o387-409i);~go_component: GO:0016020 - membrane [Evidence IEA];~go_function: GO:0008519 - ammonium transmembrane transporter activity [Evidence IEA];~go_process: GO:0015696 - ammonium transport [Evidence IEA];~go_process: GO:0072488 - ammonium transmembrane transport [Evidence IEA]); the encoded protein is MSEPVYNASTPKGGDPTQVDVNLQYSGAEYNYVYIISCAFIVWLIMPGIGLLYSGLARRKSALALLFQCLLVIAVITVQWMFWGYSLAYSRDGGPYIGTLKNFGLIDVMVAPSPGSAVLPEVVFCYFQLLFCACTVIIVIGGAFERGNILPSLLFSFCWATIVYCPLARWTWSSKGWLYNLPSLDYAGGGPVHIASGCTALAYAFVLGKRKHSSETEPRRRPHNVTLVFLGTAFIWCGWAGFNGGSTLNASVRSMVSIFNTNAAASTGILGWVLVDLIRHRGRFSLVGACEGAIAGLVGITPAAGFVSIWLAACIGFITSIICALLQDLNKWIHIDEGMDVFKLHGVGGMVGAFLTGIFASESVAALDGATYQGGAIDGVGVQVGRQLVEVCAISGYAFVASVVLLYVINWIPGMRLRVGEEVEGVGLDRGMFVEEEIGDWGLFKMGFVEGRSSSPAQTQMVVDAK